A window from Geothermobacter ehrlichii encodes these proteins:
- a CDS encoding cytochrome c3 family protein, translated as MKDSRMPLLLILLLLLLPLKAEALIAAHQNYNGCDTCHSLHGSASDTGLLDEFSTETTCLACHGPLGIATEAAAHNPDNRLPGEIGYITCLECHNPHDNRGNSAGGTNIRLIGIEYDYNDSPPTWYPDAGIREENKTLGVVRDVVFESDVDGSADFNRGDGLGVCEICHSPNHKRDRDCTSCHDHATGFLPP; from the coding sequence ATGAAAGACAGTCGGATGCCGCTTCTTTTGATCCTGTTGCTCTTGCTTTTGCCGCTGAAAGCCGAGGCGCTGATCGCGGCGCACCAGAACTACAACGGCTGCGACACCTGCCACAGCCTGCACGGCAGTGCTTCCGACACCGGACTGCTCGACGAGTTTTCCACCGAAACGACCTGTCTGGCCTGTCACGGCCCCCTGGGGATTGCCACCGAGGCCGCCGCCCACAACCCGGACAACCGGTTGCCGGGGGAGATCGGCTACATCACCTGCCTGGAGTGCCACAATCCGCACGACAATCGCGGCAACAGCGCTGGCGGAACCAATATCCGCCTGATCGGCATCGAATACGACTACAACGACAGCCCGCCGACCTGGTATCCCGACGCCGGGATCCGCGAAGAGAACAAGACTCTGGGCGTCGTTCGCGACGTGGTGTTCGAGTCGGATGTCGACGGTTCGGCGGATTTCAATCGCGGCGACGGACTCGGCGTCTGCGAGATCTGCCACAGCCCCAACCACAAGCGCGACAGGGACTGTACCAGCTGTCATGACCATGCCACCGGCTTTCTGCCGCCCTAG
- a CDS encoding NHL repeat-containing protein gives MKLPIRLLFLAGCCLVLFSCADNDGAPPQLQSPVRLSAVTDDGLWVADHLGDRVFLLDRQSLKMRDSFPVGPRPAGVVVAQERVFVAEQGAGRVSVYDPDGALLYRLGQGDGEFQRPNGLALNAAAGLVYVVDLQARVIRVFTLDGNDAGFAIGSGDLNAPTAVGYDAQRREVLVSDFGVPDVPQVRIYAEDGTFLRSLPGTTGGGMLGGTSIFSAPQGLTVDGKGHLFLVDSLLGQVLVLDQLTGALLGTVGQAGTGGGELFLPLDVAIDADSGDLLVANSKLARVDVYRQGGVWP, from the coding sequence ATGAAACTGCCGATTCGTCTCCTGTTCTTGGCCGGCTGTTGCCTGGTCCTGTTTTCCTGCGCCGACAACGATGGTGCGCCGCCGCAACTGCAATCGCCAGTGCGTCTGTCCGCGGTCACGGACGACGGCCTGTGGGTCGCCGATCATCTCGGCGACAGGGTGTTTCTGCTCGATCGGCAGAGCCTGAAAATGCGGGACAGCTTCCCCGTCGGTCCCCGACCGGCCGGAGTCGTTGTCGCGCAGGAACGGGTTTTCGTGGCCGAGCAGGGCGCCGGCCGGGTTTCGGTCTACGATCCGGATGGCGCCCTGCTCTACCGCCTGGGACAGGGGGATGGCGAATTCCAGCGGCCCAACGGCCTGGCGCTGAATGCCGCCGCCGGCTTGGTCTATGTCGTCGATTTGCAGGCCAGGGTGATCCGGGTCTTCACCCTCGACGGTAACGACGCCGGGTTCGCCATCGGCTCGGGCGACCTTAACGCCCCTACCGCCGTCGGCTACGATGCACAGCGCCGGGAAGTGCTGGTCAGCGACTTTGGCGTGCCCGATGTGCCGCAGGTACGGATCTATGCGGAAGACGGTACCTTTTTGCGGTCGCTGCCCGGAACGACCGGCGGTGGCATGCTTGGCGGGACGAGCATCTTTTCCGCTCCCCAGGGGCTGACGGTCGATGGCAAAGGACATCTCTTTCTCGTCGACAGCCTGCTGGGCCAGGTGCTGGTTCTCGATCAGCTGACCGGTGCGCTTCTCGGCACCGTCGGCCAGGCCGGTACCGGCGGCGGCGAGCTTTTTCTCCCCCTCGACGTGGCGATTGATGCCGACAGCGGCGATCTGCTGGTCGCCAACAGCAAGTTGGCGCGGGTCGATGTCTATCGGCAGGGAGGTGTGTGGCCATGA
- a CDS encoding metal-dependent hydrolase, with protein sequence MKWRNQKPCAFCVMFAATGRLLPDFIAGLGSILPDALKAGPARHRTLPHWPVIYVLTIIVLLPAIKLISWWTWLVTACLVIGCLLHLAEDGLSKGGIPLLNPAGRKFGAGWYVTDSIAETFVVVGIVVLALVVAGKRGFLSMDFLAVEIQWLLSWWK encoded by the coding sequence ATGAAGTGGCGCAACCAAAAGCCCTGCGCCTTCTGCGTGATGTTCGCCGCCACCGGCCGACTGCTGCCGGACTTCATTGCCGGGCTCGGCTCGATCCTGCCGGATGCACTGAAGGCCGGACCTGCCCGGCACCGGACGCTGCCCCACTGGCCAGTCATCTATGTTCTGACTATCATTGTCCTGTTGCCGGCCATCAAGCTCATATCCTGGTGGACGTGGCTGGTAACGGCCTGTCTGGTTATCGGCTGCCTGCTGCATCTGGCCGAAGACGGACTGAGCAAGGGCGGTATTCCGCTGCTGAATCCGGCTGGCCGGAAATTCGGCGCCGGCTGGTACGTGACGGACTCCATCGCGGAAACCTTCGTGGTGGTCGGGATTGTTGTCCTGGCCCTGGTCGTTGCCGGGAAACGGGGATTTCTCTCGATGGACTTTCTCGCCGTCGAGATTCAGTGGCTGCTTTCCTGGTGGAAGTGA